From Novosphingobium decolorationis, one genomic window encodes:
- the rpsF gene encoding 30S ribosomal protein S6 codes for MPLYEHVFLARQDLSQSQVDALAAAATEIVESHEGKVTKTETWGLKNLAYKIKRNRKAHFVMLNIECPGDTIAELERQTQINEDVIRYMTIKVEEHEGGPSVQMRKNDRDNRRRRDREN; via the coding sequence GTGCCGCTTTACGAGCACGTGTTCCTGGCGCGCCAGGATCTGAGCCAGTCGCAGGTTGATGCGCTGGCCGCCGCCGCCACCGAGATCGTCGAGAGCCACGAGGGCAAGGTCACCAAGACCGAGACCTGGGGCCTCAAGAACCTCGCCTACAAGATCAAGCGTAACCGCAAGGCTCACTTCGTGATGCTGAACATCGAGTGCCCCGGCGACACCATCGCCGAGCTCGAGCGCCAGACGCAGATCAACGAAGACGTCATCCGCTACATGACCATCAAGGTCGAAGAGCACGAAGGTGGCCCTTCGGTCCAGATGCGCAAGAACGACCGCGACAACCGTCGCCGTCGCGACCGGGAGAACTGA
- a CDS encoding TonB-dependent receptor translates to MQTSFVRAARTALYASTVLAPALGAATAAKADEAPPPLTVVEGHMPDPTVVGSHLSEQDLHEKAAAASDTAQVLARIAGVSANTGGGFSAMPAIRGLSEQRLRITVDGQPIDMACPNDMNSPLSYTNPQTLAALTVIPGVSPVSLGGDTIGGVIAAESAVPVFAKDGSLLVTGRAAGYYRSNGNAFGTSLSLTLAGENLSATYTGAYTQSDNYKAGGHLGTVHSSEYAKTDHALALALRTEAGLIELKGGYHYSPYEGFVNQSMDMTDNRSWFVQGRFRGEYDWGKADLSASYRDTDHTMNFLEDKLPGSMPMETRVHTFTSAARFEIPVNEHHVLKTGLEYHHQWLNDWWPPVEGSMMMGPNAFVNINEGARNRVGAYGEWTGDWTSNLTTTLGLRYDRVEMNTGDVAPYGTGMMQAADVAAAAAFNAADRRRTDNNWSGSALVRWTPSAALSVELGYAHKVRSPNLYERYTWGRGSMASRMIGWYGDGNGYVGDIALDPERADTFSAAFALSPAKDVHLKVSPYYTHVNDYIDANVIRTLSERAVQLQFANTDAEFYGVDVSADAVLHGSAEQGTLLTATLAYVHGQNTGADAPLYHQMPLNAALALTHRTGALELTGGVEWVDRKDRVDTRRNEPETSAYALVNLGAAYTLQGWRLGIEATNLFDKGYYLPLGGMALGDLAATDTWRPVAGQGRSVNLSISTAF, encoded by the coding sequence ATGCAGACCTCTTTCGTGCGCGCTGCGCGCACCGCTCTTTACGCCAGTACCGTCCTCGCCCCCGCCCTTGGTGCCGCCACCGCCGCGAAGGCCGACGAGGCCCCGCCCCCGCTCACCGTGGTCGAGGGCCACATGCCCGATCCCACCGTGGTCGGATCGCACCTTTCCGAGCAGGACCTCCATGAAAAGGCCGCCGCGGCCAGCGATACCGCGCAGGTCCTTGCGCGCATCGCGGGGGTCTCGGCCAACACCGGCGGCGGCTTTTCGGCCATGCCCGCGATCCGCGGCCTCTCCGAGCAGCGCCTGCGCATCACCGTCGATGGCCAGCCGATCGACATGGCCTGCCCCAACGACATGAATTCGCCGCTCTCCTATACCAACCCGCAGACGCTGGCCGCGCTGACCGTGATCCCGGGCGTTTCCCCGGTGAGCCTGGGCGGCGACACCATCGGCGGCGTGATTGCCGCCGAGAGCGCAGTCCCGGTCTTCGCGAAGGACGGATCGCTTCTGGTGACCGGCCGCGCGGCGGGCTACTACCGCTCGAACGGCAACGCCTTTGGCACCTCGCTTTCGCTGACGCTGGCGGGCGAGAACCTCTCGGCCACCTACACCGGCGCCTACACCCAGTCCGACAATTACAAGGCGGGCGGGCACCTGGGCACCGTCCACTCCAGCGAATACGCCAAGACCGACCACGCGCTCGCCCTTGCGCTGCGCACCGAGGCGGGCCTCATCGAGCTCAAGGGTGGCTACCACTACAGCCCCTACGAAGGCTTCGTGAACCAGTCGATGGACATGACCGACAACCGCTCCTGGTTCGTGCAGGGACGCTTCCGGGGGGAGTACGACTGGGGCAAGGCCGACCTTTCGGCGAGCTACCGCGACACCGACCACACGATGAACTTCCTGGAGGACAAGCTCCCCGGCTCCATGCCGATGGAAACGCGCGTCCACACCTTCACCAGCGCGGCCAGGTTCGAGATCCCGGTAAACGAGCACCATGTCCTGAAAACCGGGCTGGAATACCACCACCAGTGGCTCAACGACTGGTGGCCGCCGGTCGAAGGCTCGATGATGATGGGGCCCAACGCCTTCGTGAACATCAACGAGGGGGCGCGCAACCGCGTGGGCGCCTACGGGGAATGGACCGGCGACTGGACCTCCAATCTCACCACCACGCTGGGCCTGCGCTATGACCGGGTGGAGATGAACACCGGCGATGTCGCCCCTTATGGCACGGGCATGATGCAGGCCGCCGACGTCGCTGCCGCGGCCGCCTTCAACGCCGCCGACCGCCGCCGCACCGACAACAACTGGTCGGGCTCGGCCCTCGTGCGCTGGACGCCAAGCGCGGCGCTTTCGGTCGAACTGGGCTATGCCCACAAGGTACGCTCACCCAACCTCTACGAGCGCTACACCTGGGGGCGCGGATCGATGGCGAGCCGCATGATCGGCTGGTACGGCGATGGCAACGGCTATGTCGGCGACATCGCGCTCGATCCCGAGCGCGCCGACACCTTCAGCGCCGCCTTCGCGCTCTCCCCGGCAAAGGACGTGCACCTGAAGGTCTCGCCCTACTACACGCACGTGAACGACTATATCGACGCGAACGTGATCCGCACGCTCAGTGAACGCGCCGTCCAGCTCCAGTTCGCCAACACCGATGCCGAGTTCTACGGCGTGGATGTCTCGGCCGACGCAGTCCTCCATGGCAGCGCCGAACAGGGCACCCTCCTCACCGCGACGCTGGCCTATGTGCATGGCCAGAACACCGGGGCCGACGCGCCGCTCTACCACCAGATGCCGCTCAACGCCGCGCTTGCCCTCACCCACCGGACCGGCGCGCTGGAGCTGACCGGCGGCGTCGAGTGGGTGGACCGCAAGGACCGCGTCGACACCCGCCGCAACGAGCCCGAGACTTCGGCCTACGCCCTCGTCAATCTGGGCGCGGCCTATACCCTGCAAGGCTGGCGCCTCGGGATCGAGGCCACCAACCTCTTCGACAAGGGCTACTACCTGCCGCTTGGCGGCATGGCGCTGGGCGATCTCGCCGCAACCGACACCTGGCGCCCGGTCGCCGGACAAGGCCGCAGCGTGAACCTGTCGATCTCGACTGCGTTCTGA
- a CDS encoding PQQ-dependent sugar dehydrogenase has translation MRVRSCFGTLAACAALTACSGGSEAPEYGENPQLPDTQRGLLPNMEIANPASWGDARPQVPEGYTITAIATDLKVPRQSLVLPNGDILIAEGSGGHAPKLRPKDIIAGYIKAKGKTSVEGGNRLTLLRDGDGDGTYEARSVFADGLDAPYGLAFANGMIYVANQGELVRFTYRDGQTRADAPPIRVTKLPEKINHHWTKSLAASPDGRFLYVGIGSNSNVGDRGMDVEEDRAMVWQIDARTGMHRPFATGIRNPTALAFRPGSDELWAVANERDELGANLVPDYLTSVRDGAFYGWPYSYWGQNVDTRVKPARPDLVASAIKPDYALGAHVAALGVAFSAPIMGERFAQGAFVGEHGSWNRSDPVGYKVVFVPFSNGRPAGDPVDVVTGFRGEDGLTRGRPVGVTFDPRGALIICDDLSNTVWRLVPETPGNPEDFVPAGRTRADVLEEGEGGARAPASAVATPDNLPGDR, from the coding sequence ATGAGGGTACGTTCCTGCTTCGGCACGCTGGCGGCCTGCGCGGCGCTCACGGCCTGTTCGGGCGGCAGTGAGGCGCCCGAGTATGGCGAGAACCCGCAACTTCCCGACACGCAGCGCGGGCTTCTGCCCAACATGGAGATCGCCAATCCCGCGTCCTGGGGCGATGCCCGGCCGCAGGTTCCCGAAGGTTACACGATTACCGCCATCGCCACCGACCTCAAGGTGCCGCGCCAGAGCCTTGTGCTGCCCAATGGCGATATCCTGATTGCCGAGGGCAGCGGCGGCCATGCGCCCAAGCTTCGTCCCAAGGACATCATCGCAGGCTACATCAAGGCCAAGGGCAAGACCTCCGTGGAGGGCGGAAACCGCCTGACGCTGCTGCGCGATGGCGATGGCGATGGCACCTACGAGGCGCGCAGTGTCTTTGCCGACGGGCTCGACGCGCCCTATGGCCTCGCCTTCGCGAACGGCATGATCTACGTCGCCAACCAGGGCGAGCTTGTGCGATTTACCTACCGGGACGGGCAGACCAGGGCCGATGCGCCGCCGATCCGGGTCACCAAGCTGCCCGAGAAGATCAACCACCACTGGACCAAGTCGCTGGCGGCGAGCCCGGACGGGCGTTTCCTCTATGTCGGCATCGGCTCGAACAGCAATGTGGGCGACCGGGGCATGGACGTGGAGGAGGATCGCGCGATGGTCTGGCAGATCGACGCGCGCACCGGCATGCATCGCCCCTTTGCCACCGGCATCCGCAACCCGACTGCGCTCGCCTTCCGCCCGGGCAGCGACGAGCTCTGGGCGGTCGCCAACGAGCGCGACGAGCTGGGCGCGAATCTTGTGCCCGACTACCTGACCTCGGTACGCGACGGGGCGTTCTACGGCTGGCCCTACAGTTACTGGGGGCAGAACGTGGACACCCGGGTCAAGCCCGCGCGGCCCGACCTCGTCGCCTCGGCGATCAAGCCCGACTACGCGCTGGGCGCCCATGTCGCGGCGTTGGGGGTCGCGTTCTCCGCCCCGATCATGGGGGAGCGCTTTGCCCAAGGTGCCTTCGTGGGTGAGCACGGCAGCTGGAACCGCAGCGATCCGGTGGGCTACAAGGTCGTTTTCGTGCCTTTCAGCAACGGGCGGCCGGCAGGCGATCCGGTCGATGTCGTCACCGGCTTTCGCGGCGAGGATGGCCTGACCCGGGGGCGTCCGGTAGGCGTGACCTTTGATCCGCGCGGCGCGCTCATCATCTGCGATGACCTGTCGAACACCGTCTGGCGGCTGGTGCCCGAGACACCGGGCAACCCGGAGGACTTCGTGCCGGCCGGGCGCACGCGGGCGGATGTGCTGGAAGAGGGGGAGGGTGGCGCCCGCGCGCCGGCCTCTGCCGTTGCGACGCCCGACAATCTGCCCGGCGACCGCTGA
- a CDS encoding DUF808 domain-containing protein, giving the protein MPTGLVALLDDVSVIARAASASIDDVGAGVAKAGSKAAGVVIDDAAVTPGYVTGFTPDRELPMIWRITKGSIFNKLVILLPIALVLSAFLPQAITPILMAGGLFLSFEGAEKVIEKLSGTKHGETLEDEIKDPVAFEKARTKGAIRTDLILSAEIMAIALSEVSDEGLVTRAITLAIVGLVITFCVYGAVALIVKMDDVGLHLARKPSEMAQAVGRFLLKAMPIVLKVLSFVGMLAMLWVGGGIILHGLEELGLPAPAHFAHGVEHAVAQASGALGGVTGWVSYAVVSALLGLVLGTIIALALHMFARDEGGETAH; this is encoded by the coding sequence ATGCCCACCGGTCTTGTCGCCCTTCTCGACGACGTTTCGGTCATTGCCCGCGCGGCCTCTGCCTCGATCGACGATGTCGGGGCGGGCGTGGCCAAGGCGGGGAGCAAGGCCGCGGGCGTGGTGATCGACGATGCCGCGGTGACGCCCGGCTACGTCACCGGCTTCACGCCCGACCGCGAACTGCCGATGATCTGGCGCATCACCAAGGGCTCGATCTTCAACAAGCTGGTGATCCTGCTCCCCATCGCGCTGGTCCTGAGCGCCTTCCTGCCCCAGGCGATCACCCCGATCCTGATGGCGGGCGGCCTGTTTCTCTCCTTCGAGGGCGCGGAAAAGGTGATCGAGAAGCTCTCGGGCACCAAGCACGGCGAGACGCTGGAGGACGAGATCAAGGACCCGGTCGCCTTCGAGAAGGCGCGCACCAAGGGCGCGATCCGTACCGACCTCATCCTCTCGGCCGAGATCATGGCGATCGCGCTGTCCGAAGTCAGCGACGAGGGGCTGGTCACGCGCGCGATCACGCTGGCCATCGTCGGCCTCGTCATCACCTTCTGCGTCTATGGCGCGGTCGCCCTCATAGTGAAGATGGACGATGTCGGCCTGCACCTGGCGCGCAAGCCTTCCGAAATGGCGCAGGCCGTCGGGCGTTTCCTGCTGAAGGCGATGCCGATTGTACTCAAGGTGCTGAGCTTCGTGGGTATGCTGGCGATGCTGTGGGTCGGCGGGGGCATCATCCTCCATGGCCTTGAGGAGCTGGGCCTGCCGGCTCCGGCGCATTTTGCCCACGGTGTCGAGCACGCGGTGGCGCAGGCGTCGGGGGCGCTGGGCGGGGTGACCGGCTGGGTGTCCTACGCCGTGGTGTCGGCGCTGCTCGGGCTGGTGCTGGGCACGATCATCGCGCTTGCCTTGCACATGTTCGCCAGGGATGAGGGCGGCGAAACGGCGCACTGA
- a CDS encoding MarR family transcriptional regulator, which yields MDNRNEDGYVAMMRARAAIDELTKLLEVQEEAGANAPATPKSRLEAVANLYRVRRLRDEILGKDLFGEPTWDILLDLYAMHQQGRECSVKSVCIASAVAPTTALRWFNVLLRQGLLTRLDDPRDGRRSIVHISEKGLRAMDEIVARI from the coding sequence ATGGATAATCGGAATGAAGACGGGTATGTGGCGATGATGCGCGCGCGCGCCGCCATTGACGAACTGACGAAACTTCTCGAGGTGCAGGAGGAGGCAGGCGCGAATGCACCGGCAACGCCGAAGTCACGGCTGGAGGCGGTCGCGAACCTCTACCGCGTGCGCCGTCTGCGCGACGAGATCCTGGGAAAGGACCTGTTCGGGGAGCCGACCTGGGACATCCTTCTGGATCTCTACGCGATGCACCAGCAGGGCCGCGAGTGCAGCGTGAAGTCGGTCTGCATCGCCTCGGCCGTGGCTCCGACAACGGCGCTGCGCTGGTTCAACGTGCTGTTGCGCCAGGGCTTGTTGACGCGGCTGGACGATCCGCGCGACGGGCGCAGATCGATCGTGCATATCTCCGAGAAGGGGCTTCGCGCGATGGATGAAATTGTCGCGCGGATCTGA
- a CDS encoding flagellin has product MSVINTNISAIRASNASIAANKMLGVSMERLSTGKRINSAKDDAAGLAISTSMTSQIRGMSQGMRNANDGISLAQTADGALSEVTNMLQRVRELAIQSASGTYQNTDRTAMQQEVTALTEQIDDVLSQSEFNGNTLFSTTSGTDLTFDIQTGANSGETVTLTSTAINGTLIDATALDVSTAATATTTLDNVDTALDEVNATRASLGAGQNRLESVVNNLTSTVTNLSDARSRIEDADYAVETTAMAKAQILSQASTAMIAQANQAQQNVMSLLR; this is encoded by the coding sequence ATGTCTGTCATCAACACCAACATCTCCGCCATCCGTGCTTCGAACGCCTCGATCGCCGCCAACAAGATGCTCGGCGTGTCGATGGAACGCCTCTCGACCGGCAAGCGCATCAACTCGGCCAAGGACGATGCCGCAGGCCTTGCCATCTCGACCTCGATGACCTCGCAGATCCGCGGCATGAGCCAGGGCATGCGCAACGCCAACGACGGCATCAGCCTTGCCCAGACCGCCGACGGCGCGCTTTCGGAAGTCACCAACATGCTCCAGCGCGTTCGTGAACTGGCCATCCAGTCGGCCTCCGGCACCTACCAGAACACCGACCGCACCGCGATGCAGCAGGAAGTGACCGCGCTGACCGAGCAGATCGACGATGTCCTCTCGCAGTCCGAATTCAACGGCAACACGCTGTTCTCGACCACCTCGGGCACCGACCTGACCTTCGACATCCAGACCGGCGCCAACTCGGGCGAGACGGTCACCCTGACCTCCACCGCGATCAACGGCACGCTGATCGACGCCACCGCGCTCGATGTCTCGACCGCAGCGACCGCCACGACCACGCTCGACAACGTCGACACCGCGCTTGATGAAGTGAACGCCACCCGCGCCTCGCTCGGCGCCGGCCAGAACCGCCTCGAATCGGTGGTCAACAACCTCACCAGCACGGTGACCAACCTCTCCGACGCCCGCAGCCGCATCGAGGACGCCGACTACGCAGTGGAAACGACCGCGATGGCCAAGGCGCAGATCCTCAGCCAGGCGTCGACGGCGATGATCGCCCAGGCCAACCAGGCCCAGCAGAACGTGATGAGCCTCCTGCGCTAA
- a CDS encoding DUF2231 domain-containing protein, with translation MPPSHRFRPAPARALHPVHAALLAGSLPLFAGTLLSDWAYAASYEVQWTNFASWLNAGALLFLGLALVFALVDTIRGLGRGIIYLVLVVVTFAIGLVNSFIHAKDGWASMPTGLVLSILVTGLALVAVWFGFATLRKGETA, from the coding sequence ATGCCTCCTTCTCATCGATTTCGTCCCGCTCCGGCGCGCGCGCTGCACCCGGTGCACGCTGCACTTCTGGCCGGATCCCTGCCGCTCTTTGCGGGCACGCTGCTGAGCGACTGGGCCTATGCCGCCAGCTACGAGGTGCAGTGGACCAACTTTGCCTCCTGGCTCAACGCCGGTGCGCTCCTGTTCCTGGGGCTGGCGCTGGTGTTCGCGCTGGTGGATACCATTCGCGGCCTTGGCCGGGGCATCATCTACCTCGTGCTGGTGGTGGTGACCTTCGCCATCGGGCTCGTCAATTCCTTCATCCACGCCAAGGACGGCTGGGCCTCGATGCCGACCGGCCTTGTCCTCTCGATCCTGGTGACGGGCCTGGCGCTCGTCGCGGTCTGGTTCGGCTTTGCCACGCTGCGCAAGGGAGAGACGGCATGA
- a CDS encoding glutathione S-transferase: MVETASTPDGKVKAGAKVPEKATLTISSKTYSAWSLRGWLMCRLAGLEVIEKPVPNDANNRAELLLLSPSVLVPRLTYDGASVWDVLAIAEFLNEECPDAHLFPEDRIARAHCRSVSGEIHSGFTNLRSALPMNLKVRHDSFPVFSGARPDIERVEAVWTECLETYGGPFLFGEHPTVADAMYAPVATRFLTYAVAVSAPCLAYCKTITEWAPMAEWIAAAKAEPEEMEELEVEF, from the coding sequence ATGGTTGAGACGGCGTCCACGCCTGATGGCAAGGTGAAGGCAGGGGCCAAGGTGCCCGAGAAGGCAACTCTCACGATCTCCAGCAAGACCTATTCGGCCTGGTCGCTGCGCGGCTGGCTGATGTGCCGCCTGGCCGGGCTCGAGGTGATCGAGAAGCCGGTGCCCAACGACGCCAACAACCGGGCCGAACTGCTCCTGCTCTCGCCCTCGGTGCTGGTGCCGCGCCTTACCTACGATGGGGCGAGCGTGTGGGACGTCCTCGCCATTGCCGAGTTCCTGAACGAGGAATGCCCCGATGCCCACCTCTTCCCCGAAGACCGCATCGCGCGCGCCCACTGCCGCTCGGTCTCTGGCGAGATCCATTCGGGCTTCACCAACCTGCGCTCGGCGCTGCCGATGAACCTCAAGGTGCGCCACGACAGCTTTCCCGTCTTCTCGGGCGCGCGTCCTGACATCGAGCGGGTCGAGGCGGTCTGGACCGAGTGCCTCGAAACCTACGGCGGGCCGTTCCTCTTCGGCGAGCACCCCACCGTGGCCGATGCCATGTACGCGCCCGTCGCCACCCGCTTCCTTACCTATGCGGTCGCCGTTTCCGCGCCGTGCCTTGCCTACTGCAAGACCATCACCGAGTGGGCGCCGATGGCCGAGTGGATCGCCGCAGCCAAGGCCGAACCTGAGGAAATGGAAGAACTTGAAGTCGAATTCTAA
- a CDS encoding DUF2946 family protein, translating to MTTMYALRSFLARRLWLFALVIAMALAMKALVPAGFMIESAGAKVLTVEICDSQGHTRLQKIALPGKPDTSSQQQQHAKAAKECPFTALSAHALGTADPALLALALAFILALGFVPTPPLRLVRARYWTPPLRAPPHLS from the coding sequence ATGACCACCATGTACGCCCTTCGCTCCTTCCTTGCGCGCCGCCTCTGGCTCTTCGCGCTCGTGATCGCGATGGCGCTGGCCATGAAGGCGCTGGTCCCGGCCGGCTTCATGATCGAGAGCGCGGGCGCGAAGGTCCTCACGGTCGAGATCTGCGACAGCCAGGGGCACACCCGCCTCCAGAAGATCGCACTTCCGGGCAAGCCCGACACCTCTTCGCAGCAGCAACAGCACGCGAAGGCGGCGAAGGAATGCCCCTTCACCGCGCTCTCCGCCCATGCCCTGGGCACTGCGGACCCGGCACTTCTGGCGCTGGCGCTCGCCTTCATCCTGGCGCTGGGCTTCGTGCCCACGCCGCCACTGCGGCTGGTCCGAGCCCGCTACTGGACCCCGCCGCTGCGCGCCCCGCCCCACCTGTCCTGA
- a CDS encoding polyhydroxyalkanoate depolymerase translates to MLYDAYEATNDLLAPSRFAAKMARRFRDEVLDGAKDMPFARRLFALAEVYEKAAITHKRPSYGIDSVPCGNRETQVVEEVLMDLPFGDLLHFAKPDVAVPQPKVLIVAPISGHFSTLLRNTVETMLCDHDVYITDWKNARDVPLSAGDFGLDDYIDYIITFLQELGDPVARKGANVLAVCQPCVPVLAAVAIMAGDDDPCQPRTMTLMGGPIDVRESPTLVNELATTNSYDWFAANMIQTVPWRHRGAGRRVYPGFLQLTAFMSMNMGRHIDQFRKLYQALADEDTAAVTKIESFYDEYFAVLDLTEEFYLETIDKVFQRALLAKGELTFRGEPVDCGAIRKTALLTVEGERDDICAVGQTAAAHLLCTSLRPHLKQHHLQPGVGHYGTFSGSKWEKQVYPQVKNLILAMN, encoded by the coding sequence ATGCTTTACGACGCCTATGAGGCCACCAACGATCTCCTCGCCCCCTCGCGGTTTGCCGCGAAGATGGCGCGGCGCTTCCGCGACGAGGTGCTCGATGGCGCGAAAGACATGCCCTTTGCCCGCCGCCTCTTCGCGCTGGCCGAAGTCTACGAAAAGGCCGCGATCACGCACAAGCGCCCGTCCTACGGCATCGACAGCGTACCCTGCGGCAACCGGGAGACTCAGGTTGTCGAGGAAGTGCTCATGGACCTGCCCTTCGGCGACCTCCTCCACTTCGCCAAGCCCGATGTCGCGGTGCCCCAGCCCAAGGTGCTGATCGTGGCGCCGATCTCGGGCCACTTCTCGACCCTTTTGCGCAACACGGTCGAGACCATGCTGTGCGACCACGACGTCTACATCACCGACTGGAAGAACGCGCGCGACGTGCCGCTGTCCGCCGGCGATTTCGGGCTCGACGACTATATCGACTACATCATCACCTTCCTGCAGGAGCTGGGCGATCCGGTCGCACGCAAGGGGGCCAACGTGCTGGCCGTGTGCCAGCCCTGTGTCCCCGTGCTGGCTGCGGTGGCGATCATGGCGGGGGACGATGACCCCTGCCAGCCGCGCACGATGACGCTGATGGGCGGGCCGATCGACGTGCGCGAATCGCCCACGCTGGTGAACGAGCTTGCGACCACCAATTCCTACGACTGGTTCGCCGCGAACATGATCCAGACCGTACCCTGGCGCCATCGCGGGGCCGGGCGGCGGGTCTATCCCGGCTTCCTCCAGCTCACCGCCTTCATGTCGATGAACATGGGTCGCCACATCGACCAGTTCCGCAAGCTCTACCAGGCGCTCGCCGACGAGGACACCGCCGCCGTCACCAAGATCGAGAGCTTCTACGACGAGTACTTCGCGGTGCTCGACCTCACCGAGGAGTTCTACCTCGAGACCATCGACAAGGTGTTCCAGCGCGCGCTCCTTGCCAAGGGCGAGCTGACCTTCCGGGGCGAGCCGGTGGACTGCGGCGCGATCCGCAAGACCGCCCTCCTCACCGTCGAGGGGGAGCGTGACGATATCTGCGCGGTGGGCCAGACCGCGGCCGCGCACCTCCTGTGCACGAGCCTGCGCCCGCACCTGAAGCAGCACCACCTCCAGCCGGGCGTGGGCCACTACGGCACCTTCTCGGGCTCGAAGTGGGAAAAGCAGGTCTACCCCCAGGTCAAGAACCTGATCCTTGCGATGAACTGA
- a CDS encoding CsgG/HfaB family protein — translation MTKWAWVLAAPAVCGMAAPAFAQGTSSARKQQEQGQQQIPVCQKNLGTVSIIEPDVKWWREYSLGSPEAILRVFVQKSRCFTLVNRGRSLENSAMERALAEQGELQAGSNIGKGQIRAADYFLQPDIVSTNKNSGGNALGGVLGGVGGIFGRGVGRMAGGLNVRKGEANVTLSVVNARTTVEEALTEGYARKSDVSFNGSGAGASFGGAFAGAGASGYQNTQIGQIIVLAYLDAYTKLVDQLGGLPVDASTAAPLAN, via the coding sequence ATGACGAAATGGGCTTGGGTATTGGCCGCGCCGGCGGTGTGCGGCATGGCCGCGCCGGCGTTCGCGCAAGGGACCTCCTCGGCGCGCAAGCAGCAGGAGCAGGGGCAGCAGCAGATCCCGGTCTGCCAGAAGAACCTGGGCACCGTGTCCATCATCGAGCCGGACGTGAAGTGGTGGCGCGAGTACAGCCTGGGCAGTCCCGAGGCGATCCTGCGCGTCTTCGTGCAGAAGTCGCGCTGTTTCACGCTGGTCAATCGGGGGCGCTCGCTGGAGAACAGCGCGATGGAACGCGCGCTGGCCGAACAGGGCGAGCTTCAGGCGGGATCGAACATCGGCAAGGGACAGATCCGTGCAGCGGACTACTTCCTTCAGCCCGACATCGTCTCGACCAACAAGAATTCGGGCGGCAACGCGCTGGGCGGCGTGCTCGGCGGTGTCGGTGGCATCTTCGGGCGCGGCGTGGGCCGCATGGCCGGAGGCCTCAACGTGCGCAAGGGCGAGGCCAACGTAACCCTTTCGGTGGTGAATGCCCGCACCACGGTCGAGGAGGCCCTGACCGAGGGCTATGCGCGCAAGTCCGATGTCAGCTTCAATGGCTCGGGCGCGGGCGCCTCGTTTGGAGGGGCTTTCGCCGGGGCCGGTGCGAGCGGGTACCAGAATACGCAGATCGGCCAGATCATCGTCCTGGCCTATCTCGACGCCTACACCAAGCTGGTCGACCAGTTGGGCGGGCTTCCGGTGGACGCCTCGACCGCCGCGCCGCTCGCCAACTGA
- the rpsR gene encoding 30S ribosomal protein S18 — translation MARAFFRRRKSCPFSGKNAPKIDYKDVRLLQGFMSERGKIVPSRITAVSAKKQRELSQAIKRARHIGLLPFIVK, via the coding sequence ATGGCACGTGCATTCTTCCGCCGCCGCAAGTCCTGCCCGTTCTCGGGCAAGAACGCGCCCAAGATCGACTACAAGGACGTGCGTCTCCTCCAGGGCTTCATGTCCGAGCGTGGCAAGATCGTTCCCAGCCGCATCACCGCGGTGTCCGCCAAGAAGCAGCGTGAGCTGAGCCAGGCCATCAAGCGCGCCCGGCACATCGGCCTGCTGCCCTTCATCGTCAAGTAA